The Lycium ferocissimum isolate CSIRO_LF1 chromosome 10, AGI_CSIRO_Lferr_CH_V1, whole genome shotgun sequence genome window below encodes:
- the LOC132035381 gene encoding protein EXORDIUM-like 2, which yields MGSAKPMITILLLLFSLFVLVPVPSLANSRILALVKEKPLVLKYHKGALLKGNVTINLIWYGKFTPAQRSIIVDFIQSLSPKTKKVTPPPSVASWWRTTESYKGGPSVITLGKQIFDEKYSVGKSLTDPKLESLASRATHANSITVILTATDVAVEDFCMNRCGMHGSTRMKKEGKFASFAYAWVGNSASQCPGQCAWPFQKPIVGPQITPLGSPNGDVGVDGMVINLATVLAGTVTNPFDGGYFQGPANAPLEAVSACTGIFGSGAFPGFPGMVLLDKKTGASYNAQGLNGRKYLLPAMWDPKTSKCKPLV from the coding sequence ATGGGATCCGCTAAACCTATGATCACAATCCTTCTCTTACTATTCTCACTTTTTGTTCTTGTTCCCGTTCCTTCTCTAGCCAATTCAAGAATACTTGCTCTAGTTAAAGAAAAACCCCTTGTCCTAAAATACCATAAAGGTGCTCTCTTAAAAGGAAATGTCACAATTAATCTCATATGGTATGGAAAATTCACCCCTGCACAACGTTCAATCATTGTCGATTTCATCCAGTCTCTTAGCCCTAAGACCAAAAAAGTTACACCACCACCTTCCGTCGCTTCATGGTGGCGCACCACCGAGTCATACAAAGGTGGTCCTTCCGTTATTACGCTAGGTAAACAAATATTCGACGAAAAATATTCCGTTGGGAAATCGTTGACCGACCCTAAACTAGAATCTTTAGCGTCTAGAGCCACTCACGCTAATTCAATCACCGTCATATTGACAGCGACGGACGTGGCCGTTGAAGACTTCTGCATGAACCGATGTGGCATGCACGGGTCAACGCGCATGAAGAAAGAGGGTAAATTTGCATCATTTGCGTATGCTTGGGTGGGTAACTCGGCGAGTCAGTGTCCAGGTCAATGCGCGTGGCCATTCCAAAAACCAATTGTGGGGCCACAGATAACGCCGTTAGGTTCACCAAACGGAGACGTTGGAGTTGACGGAATGGTGATCAATTTGGCAACTGTTTTGGCAGGTACCGTTACGAATCCGTTTGATGGAGGGTATTTTCAGGGTCCAGCTAACGCGCCTTTAGAGGCTGTGTCTGCTTGCACGGGTATATTCGGGTCGGGTGCTTTTCCTGGGTTTCCGGGTATGGTTTTGTTGGATAAAAAGACGGGCGCTAGCTATAATGCGCAGGGGTTGAATGGGCGAAAGTATTTGCTTCCTGCTATGTGGGATCCCAAAACGTCAAAGTGCAAGCCACTCGTGTGA
- the LOC132033702 gene encoding protein PHOSPHATE-INDUCED 1-like, with translation MASFISTISFLLVLSLIRFSLATRQLEDQTELYKFHYHNGPLLTGKISINLIWYGKFKPTQRAIISDFIASLSSSTSRKTSPNQPSVATWWKSTEKYFSLLKSKKASPLVLSLGNQILDETYSLGKSLKNKHIKQLAAKGDQKNAVNIVLTASDVVVDGFCSSRCGTHGSSLSSKNSPPKGKIYKFAYIWVGNSETQCPGQCAWPFHQPIYGPQGPALVAPNNDVGSDGMVMNLASLLAGTVTNPFGNGYYQGPADAPLEAASACPGVYGSGAYPGYAGNLLVDPTTGASYNAHGANGRKFLLPALFDPSTSSCSTLV, from the coding sequence ATGGCTTCTTTCATTAGTACCATTTCTTTTCTACTTGTTCTTTCTTTGATTCGTTTCTCCTTGGCAACAAGGCAACTCGAAGACCAAACTGAGTTGTACAAGTTCCATTACCACAATGGCCCTCTTCTTACTGGTAAAATCTCAATTAACCTTATTTGGTATGGTAAATTCAAGCCCACTCAACGTGCAATTATCTCAGATTTCATTGCCTCCTTGTCTTCATCCACTTCAAGAAAAACCTCCCCCAACCAACCATCTGTGGCCACGTGGTGGAAATCTACCGAGAAATATTTCAGTTTACTAAAATCCAAGAAAGCTTCTCCATTAGTCCTTTCACTTGGTAACCAAATCTTGGATGAGACCTATTCTTTAGGTAAATCACTTAAAAACAAACACATCAAACAATTAGCAGCTAAAGGTGATCAAAAGAACGCAGTTAACATTGTGTTAACAGCATCAGACGTAGTTGTTGATGGGTTCTGTTCTAGTCGATGTGGGACACACGGATCATCATTAAGTTCCAAAAATAGCCCACCAAAGGGCAAGATTTACAAATTTGCCTACATTTGGGTTGGTAATTCCGAGACTCAATGCCCTGGTCAATGTGCATGGCCATTTCACCAACCAATTTACGGACCACAAGGTCCAGCCTTGGTTGCACCAAACAACGATGTGGGTTCTGATGGTATGGTTATGAACTTGGCTAGCTTATTGGCTGGTACAGTAACGAACCCTTTTGGAAATGGTTACTATCAAGGACCAGCTGATGCACCATTGGAAGCTGCATCAGCTTGTCCTGGGGTTTATGGAAGTGGGGCCTACCCTGGCTATGCTGGTAATTTATTGGTGGATCCTACAACTGGTGCTAGCTACAATGCGCATGGTGCTAATGGGAGGAAGTTCTTGCTACCTGCGTTGTTTGATCCTTCCACGTCTTCATGTTCTACTTTggtttaa
- the LOC132033703 gene encoding protein PHOSPHATE-INDUCED 1-like yields the protein MSSSLCLKSTHFFLSLFVLISFINVCFASRKLNALVQDQLLQYHKGPLLSGKISVNLIWYGKFKPSQRAIVSDFITSLSSSTPSKTHPSVAEWWKTTEKYYHLANSKNTLSLSLGKQVLLENYSLGKSLTQKQIVQLASKGQQKDAINIVLTASDVAVDGFCVNRCGTHGSSKGAIIKGKTYKFTYIWVGNSETQCPGYCAWPFHQPIYGPQNPPLGAPNNDVGVDGMVINLASLLAGTATNPFGNGYYQGEADAPLEAASACPGVYAKGAYPGYAGDLLVDKTTGASYNAHGTNGRKYLVPALYDPATSSCSTLV from the coding sequence atgtcTTCTTCACTCTGCTTGAAATCGACTCACTTCTTTTtatcactttttgttttgatttctttCATTAATGTGTGCTTTGCTTCAAGAAAGCTCAATGCTTTAGTCCAAGATCAGCTCTTGCAGTACCACAAAGGTCCACTTCTATCCGGCAAAATCTCTGTCAATCTAATTTGGTATGGtaaattcaagccatcccaaagAGCCATTGTCTCTGATTTCAtcacctctctttcttcttcaactccatcTAAAACCCATCCTTCTGTAGCCGAATGGTGGAAAACCACTGAAAAATACTACCATCTCGCCAATTCCAAAAACACCCTTTCCCTCTCTTTGGGCAAGCAAGTGCTCCTCGAAAACTATTCTCTAGGAAAATCACTGACTCAGAAACAAATCGTACAATTGGCTTCAAAGGGTCAACAGAAAGACGCTATTAACATTGTATTGACCGCCTCAGATGTTGCCGTTGATGGGTTCTGTGTCAATCGGTGTGGAACCCATGGGTCTTCCAAAGGTGCTATTATTAAGGGCAAAACTTACAAATTTACTTATATTTGGGTTGGTAATTCAGAGACTCAATGCCCTGGCTACTGTGCCTGGCCATTCCACCAGCCTATCTACGGACCACAGAACCCACCATTAGGTGCACCAAACAACGATGTGGGTGTTGATGGTATGGTGATCAACTTGGCTAGCTTGTTGGCTGGAACCGCCACGAACCCATTTGGAAATGGTTACTATCAGGGCGAAGCAGATGCGCCTTTGGAGGCTGCCTCTGCTTGCCCTGGTGTCTATGCTAAGGGTGCTTACCCTGGCTATGCTGGTGATTTATTGGTGGACAAAACTACAGGTGCAAGCTACAATGCACATGGTACTAACGGAAGGAAATACTTGGTTCCTGCTTTATATGATCCTGCTACATCTTCATGTTCTACTTTGGTCTAG
- the LOC132033704 gene encoding protein PHOSPHATE-INDUCED 1, producing MSRLSSNSTHFILKLFLVISFFNVCFASRKLTALVQDQLLQYHKGPLLSGKISVNLIWYGKFKPSQRAIVSDFITSLSSSTPSKTHPSVAEWWKTTEKYYHLANSKNTLSLNLGKQVLIENYSLGKSLTQKQIVQLASKGQQKDAINIVLTASDVAVDGFCVNRCGTHGSSKGAIIKGKTYKFAYIWVGNSETQCPGYCAWPFHQPIYGPQSPPLGAPNNDVGVDGMVINLASLLAGTATNPFGNGYYQGEADAPLEAASACPGVYAKGAYPGYAGDLLVDKTTGASYNAHGTNGRKYLVPALYDPSTSSCSTLV from the coding sequence atgtCTCGTCTCAGTTCAAATTCGACCCATTTCATTTTGAAACTCTTTCTTGTGATTTCTTTCTTTAATGTGTGCTTTGCTTCAAGAAAGCTCACTGCTTTAGTCCAAGATCAGCTCTTGCAGTACCACAAAGGACCACTTTTATCCGGCAAAATCTCAGTCAATCTGATTTGGTATGGcaaattcaagccatcccaacGAGCCATTGTATCCGATTTCATCacctccctttcttcttcaactccatcTAAAACCCATCCTTCCGTAGCCGAATGGTGGAAAACCACAGAAAAATACTACCATCTCGCCAATTCCAAAAACACCCTTTCCCTCAATTTAGGCAAGCAAGTGCTCATCGAAAATTATTCCCTAGGAAAATCACTGACCCAAAAACAAATCGTGCAATTGGCATCAAAGGGTCAACAGAAAGACGCCATCAACATTGTTTTGACCGCCTCAGATGTTGCCGTTGATGGGTTCTGTGTCAATCGGTGTGGAACCCATGGGTCTTCCAAAGGTGCCATTATTAAGGGCAAAACTTACAAATTTGCTTATATTTGGGTTGGTAACTCAGAGACTCAATGTCCTGGCTACTGCGCTTGGCCATTCCACCAGCCCATCTACGGACCACAGAGCCCACCATTGGGTGCACCAAACAACGATGTGGGTGTTGATGGTATGGTGATCAACTTGGCTAGCTTATTGGCTGGAACTGCCACGAACCCATTTGGAAATGGTTACTATCAGGGCGAAGCAGATGCGCCTTTGGAGGCTGCATCTGCTTGCCCTGGTGTCTATGCTAAAGGTGCTTACCCTGGCTATGCTGGTGATTTATTGGTGGACAAAACTACAGGTGCAAGCTACAATGCACACGGTACAAATGGAAGGAAATACTTGGTTCCTGCTTTATATGATCCTTCTACATCTTCGTGTTCCACTTTAGTCTAG